In Helicobacter bilis, a genomic segment contains:
- a CDS encoding methylated-DNA--[protein]-cysteine S-methyltransferase, with product MLNHYGGLYKSLIGDIGIMIYKDRIVNIELFAKDAKPLHSIETYKNLKENPISKQTIKVLTLYLSGKIPLDMQHKSNISLQLFLNGSVFQKDVWNALLRIPYGETRSYKDIAKEIGKPNAMRAVGSACKKNPILFLIPCHRVINSNGNMGGYRAGLDIKKHLLMLETGVKFTI from the coding sequence ATGCTAAATCACTATGGCGGACTATATAAAAGCTTAATTGGCGATATAGGCATTATGATATATAAAGATAGGATTGTGAATATAGAGCTTTTTGCTAAAGACGCAAAGCCACTACATAGCATTGAAACATATAAGAATTTAAAAGAAAATCCCATAAGCAAACAAACAATCAAGGTTTTAACACTTTATCTATCAGGCAAGATTCCACTTGATATGCAGCATAAAAGTAATATTTCATTGCAATTATTTCTCAATGGAAGTGTGTTTCAAAAAGATGTATGGAATGCACTCTTACGCATTCCCTATGGTGAAACAAGGAGTTACAAAGATATTGCCAAAGAGATTGGAAAGCCAAATGCTATGCGCGCTGTTGGTAGTGCATGTAAAAAGAATCCAATATTATTCCTTATCCCTTGTCATCGCGTTATAAATAGTAATGGAAATATGGGCGGTTATCGTGCAGGACTTGATATTAAGAAACATTTGCTTATGCTTGAAACAGGGGTAAAATTTACAATTTAA
- the acpS gene encoding holo-ACP synthase has product MNLEIGTDIIATSRIKNAIAKFGLGFLERFLLPSEILLAYKNKEKLLLYNKDSKSLSHEFISTKTHFFTQENLDLYTTQMQDIFNDLQANFTIESYKIDTIAGFWAIKEACSKALGVGIGKELGFHDMCIYKDIYGKPHLALHENKYNNFRMQKIAISMSHDCLNAIAVCVITFNEA; this is encoded by the coding sequence ATGAATCTTGAAATTGGCACAGATATTATTGCCACATCACGCATAAAAAATGCCATTGCAAAGTTTGGCTTGGGCTTTTTAGAGCGTTTTTTACTACCAAGTGAGATATTACTTGCTTATAAAAATAAAGAGAAACTATTGCTATATAATAAAGATTCTAAAAGCTTGTCTCATGAATTTATATCCACTAAAACACATTTTTTCACACAAGAAAACCTAGATTTATATACCACGCAAATGCAGGATATTTTCAATGATTTACAAGCAAATTTCACAATAGAATCATATAAGATTGACACAATAGCAGGATTTTGGGCGATAAAAGAGGCATGTTCTAAAGCACTTGGTGTTGGCATTGGCAAAGAGCTTGGATTTCATGATATGTGTATATACAAAGATATATATGGAAAGCCGCACCTAGCCCTACATGAAAATAAATATAATAATTTTAGAATGCAAAAAATTGCAATTAGCATGAGTCATGACTGCTTAAATGCCATTGCTGTGTGTGTTATTACTTTTAATGAAGCATGA
- a CDS encoding LLM class flavin-dependent oxidoreductase: MKFGYWSPVFGSWLRNVDDDSTECSWEYIRDLAIKAENLGYTLTLVPELYLNDIKGEKAPALDAWAIANGLAAVTQSIEILAALRPQYHQVALTAKQIATISQICNGRFSINMVSAWWEEEARQYGINFDAHDDRYTLTHEYTDVLRGFWSKSPFHHSGKYFSFENSYNEPKPPKIPLVYAGGESEIGRNAITQFADFYLLHGGTLDEARVKIADMKERKKKAGLPPFKGFGMAVYMIVRDSEEEAQNELQRITTIKNYADYENSYKNFTGNSQLDVEISKQEYSVSNRGLRPNLVGTPTSVAQKIRAYKEAGLDLLIIQCANMQKELEYIAKKVMPLV; encoded by the coding sequence ATGAAGTTTGGATATTGGAGTCCGGTATTTGGCAGTTGGCTTAGGAATGTAGATGATGATAGCACAGAGTGTTCTTGGGAGTATATCCGCGATTTAGCGATAAAGGCGGAGAATCTAGGCTATACACTCACCCTTGTGCCAGAGCTGTATTTGAATGACATTAAGGGGGAAAAAGCCCCTGCCCTTGATGCGTGGGCTATTGCTAATGGTTTGGCAGCGGTTACACAAAGCATTGAGATTCTAGCGGCTTTGCGTCCGCAGTATCATCAAGTCGCACTCACTGCAAAGCAGATTGCCACGATTTCGCAGATTTGTAATGGGCGATTTTCTATCAATATGGTATCAGCGTGGTGGGAAGAGGAGGCTAGGCAATATGGCATAAACTTTGACGCACACGATGATAGATATACACTCACACACGAATACACCGATGTTTTACGCGGATTTTGGAGTAAAAGTCCATTTCATCATAGCGGTAAGTATTTTAGCTTTGAAAATTCCTACAATGAGCCAAAACCGCCTAAGATTCCGCTTGTGTATGCGGGGGGAGAGAGTGAGATAGGCAGGAATGCTATCACACAATTTGCAGACTTTTATCTCTTGCACGGCGGCACACTTGATGAAGCAAGGGTGAAAATCGCAGATATGAAAGAGCGAAAGAAAAAGGCGGGATTGCCGCCATTTAAGGGCTTTGGTATGGCGGTGTATATGATTGTGCGAGATAGTGAAGAAGAGGCACAAAATGAGCTGCAAAGGATTACTACCATTAAAAATTACGCCGATTATGAAAACTCCTATAAGAATTTCACAGGCAATTCACAGCTTGATGTAGAGATAAGTAAGCAGGAATACAGCGTGTCTAATCGCGGTTTGCGACCAAATCTAGTTGGCACGCCGACAAGCGTGGCACAAAAGATTAGAGCCTATAAAGAAGCAGGGCTAGATTTACTCATAATCCAGTGTGCTAATATGCAAAAAGAGCTAGAATATATCGCTAAAAAGGTTATGCCGCTTGTGTGA
- a CDS encoding tRNA1(Val) (adenine(37)-N6)-methyltransferase: MRDSQVAMKRRLKIYQIAEGYCYNSDSLFLWDFILPHIKSRAKVLDLGSGSGIIGLLCAKSKAITLYQIEKQREYAFMNAKNAQINHIDSIVIHADCNMLIQSKDLLKELQDNMLCNKKKLESMLVETQFKEVLSPESLSLETPLLCSKIKDSKACHVERNKTSNMESKRDFSTITQNKNNLNPTQSQVSHHNEDTKHSVSHANITSLPYFDLIISNPPFYHTQTLQSNNPFKAQATQSHFLPLSTMLKLAKRVLKPHGKFIFCYAPAMLPEVLESLRAFGFGVEFLRFVYPRMEKDSSLVLICAKFNSKAQTRILPPLITHKGLAQQDNTDEVLSIYKAAHTQSIKVAYDDIVWENLLRY; encoded by the coding sequence ATGAGAGATAGTCAAGTAGCAATGAAAAGGCGATTAAAAATCTATCAAATAGCAGAGGGCTATTGCTATAATAGCGATAGTTTGTTTTTATGGGATTTTATACTGCCACACATAAAATCTAGGGCAAAAGTGCTTGATCTTGGGAGTGGAAGCGGTATAATCGGGCTGCTTTGTGCGAAATCAAAAGCCATAACGCTGTATCAAATTGAGAAGCAAAGAGAATATGCGTTTATGAATGCTAAAAACGCACAGATAAATCATATAGATTCTATCGTTATCCATGCTGATTGCAATATGCTTATCCAATCTAAAGATCTATTAAAAGAACTGCAAGACAATATGCTTTGCAATAAAAAGAAGTTAGAATCTATGCTAGTAGAAACTCAGTTTAAAGAAGTTTTATCACCAGAATCTTTATCTTTAGAAACACCGCTTTTATGTTCTAAGATTAAGGATTCTAAAGCTTGTCATGTTGAACGAAATAAAACATCAAATATGGAATCTAAAAGAGATTTTTCAACAATAACTCAAAATAAGAATAATCTAAATCCCACTCAAAGTCAAGTAAGCCACCATAATGAAGACACAAAACATTCAGTATCACATGCAAATATCACTTCACTGCCTTATTTTGATCTTATTATAAGTAATCCCCCCTTTTATCACACACAGACTTTGCAATCAAACAATCCCTTTAAAGCACAAGCCACACAAAGCCACTTTTTACCGCTTTCTACAATGTTAAAACTCGCAAAAAGAGTGTTAAAACCTCATGGCAAATTTATCTTTTGTTATGCTCCTGCTATGCTTCCAGAGGTTTTAGAATCTTTAAGGGCTTTTGGTTTTGGAGTTGAGTTTTTACGCTTTGTATATCCCCGCATGGAAAAGGATTCTAGCCTTGTATTAATTTGTGCGAAGTTTAATAGTAAGGCTCAAACCCGCATTTTACCCCCATTAATCACACATAAAGGACTAGCCCAGCAAGATAATACAGATGAAGTGTTGTCTATTTACAAAGCCGCACATACACAAAGCATTAAGGTTGCTTATGATGATATTGTATGGGAAAATTTATTGCGTTATTAG
- a CDS encoding peptidase U32 family protein — MQKDEVIKETTLGFTHTNSTKHKVQLLSPAGNLTKLKIALQYGADAVYGGVSHFSLRNRASKDFTYDDFREGIVYAHNLGKKVYVTINGFPFNSQIESLKTHIAKMRDLEPDAFIVAAPGVVKLAKSIAPNIPIHLSTQANVLNVLDAGVFYDMGVKRIVAAREISLSDCEEIKKVLPDLEIEIFVHGSMCFAFSGRCLISALQHGRVPNRGSCANDCRFDYEYFVRDETSGELIRFNPNEFYAKNPDNNVFLRLQEEEGVGTHIFNAKDLNLASHLHHIMQSGVIDALKIEGRTKSTYYAGITARTYRLALQDYERQVSRPTLYQYELHTLKNRGFTDGYIIHRPFVRLDTQNHFSAISEGSYQVCAEVDSSGLYCLCKHTIRKGDLLEIIAPLHYYPNTQFGIHSHAVAKQNNAESMELDELSHIQDSKSPNSIESSLNTQDSISLDSNEIEKLTAQSNENGIICCIDGRYYLRLHRILLQNGKEVDSIHSGNTNPIALPFKLPPFSFLRVRL, encoded by the coding sequence ATGCAAAAAGATGAAGTCATAAAAGAAACAACACTAGGTTTCACACATACAAATAGCACCAAACATAAAGTCCAGCTACTCTCACCAGCAGGTAATCTCACAAAGTTAAAAATCGCATTGCAATATGGAGCAGATGCGGTATATGGCGGTGTAAGTCATTTTTCACTACGTAATCGTGCAAGTAAAGATTTCACTTATGACGACTTTAGAGAGGGCATAGTCTATGCGCACAATCTTGGCAAAAAAGTCTATGTTACTATTAATGGCTTCCCATTTAACTCACAGATAGAATCTTTAAAAACTCATATCGCAAAAATGCGTGATTTAGAGCCAGACGCTTTCATCGTAGCAGCACCCGGTGTTGTGAAACTTGCAAAAAGCATTGCCCCAAATATCCCCATACACCTTTCCACACAGGCAAATGTATTAAATGTGCTTGATGCAGGGGTGTTTTATGATATGGGCGTGAAGCGGATTGTCGCAGCAAGGGAGATAAGCCTTAGTGATTGCGAAGAGATAAAAAAGGTGCTGCCAGACTTAGAGATTGAGATTTTCGTGCATGGGAGCATGTGTTTTGCGTTTTCTGGGCGTTGTTTGATTTCTGCCTTGCAGCATGGCAGAGTGCCTAATCGTGGGAGCTGTGCGAATGACTGCCGCTTTGATTATGAATACTTTGTGCGTGATGAGACAAGTGGGGAGCTTATCCGCTTTAATCCAAATGAATTTTATGCAAAGAATCCAGATAATAATGTCTTTTTGCGTTTGCAAGAAGAAGAGGGTGTTGGCACACATATATTTAATGCAAAAGATTTGAATCTAGCAAGTCATCTGCACCATATTATGCAATCAGGCGTGATTGACGCCCTAAAGATTGAGGGTCGCACAAAAAGCACATATTATGCGGGTATCACAGCGCGCACATATCGCCTTGCCCTGCAGGATTATGAGAGGCAAGTTTCTCGTCCGACTCTCTATCAATACGAGCTACATACACTAAAAAATAGGGGCTTTACTGATGGATATATCATACATCGCCCATTTGTGCGGCTTGATACACAGAATCATTTTAGTGCGATAAGTGAGGGCAGCTATCAGGTGTGTGCAGAGGTTGATTCTAGTGGGCTTTACTGCCTTTGTAAGCATACGATAAGAAAAGGCGATTTATTAGAGATTATTGCCCCATTGCATTACTATCCAAACACGCAGTTTGGGATACACTCTCATGCAGTGGCAAAACAAAATAACGCAGAATCTATGGAGTTAGATGAATTATCACATATACAAGATTCCAAAAGCCCAAATAGTATAGAATCTAGTTTAAATACACAAGATTCTATCTCATTAGATTCTAATGAGATAGAAAAGCTTACCGCACAAAGTAATGAAAATGGCATTATTTGTTGCATTGATGGTAGATATTATTTGCGATTACATAGAATCTTACTGCAAAATGGAAAAGAAGTGGATTCTATACATAGTGGCAATACAAACCCCATTGCATTGCCTTTTAAATTACCGCCTTTTAGTTTTTTGCGTGTAAGGTTATAA
- a CDS encoding RsmD family RNA methyltransferase yields MRKQNKAKQNRTQNKKEKFMINRGKYKGLGLFLESNSTTRPTKALVKKSFFDTMQHNLYNKVFVECFAGSGQMGFEALSLGASSAVFFEKNMGAFKNLCENISLFWQKHKNYHRDTNDSITTPFSINAHYKDCLQSQDSIMNFAKNTDFQVKNDIIPALNSTMQTNQFVLYMDPPFACREGFSDIYTKIWHFIESFDENFTQKVDMIVIESMSNIQLDTQIGIFQLVKKSKFGQTTLMYFTK; encoded by the coding sequence ATGCGTAAGCAAAACAAAGCAAAGCAAAATCGCACACAAAATAAAAAAGAAAAATTTATGATTAATAGGGGAAAATACAAAGGTTTAGGGCTTTTTTTAGAATCTAATAGCACGACACGACCTACAAAAGCCCTTGTGAAAAAGTCCTTTTTTGATACCATGCAACATAACCTTTATAACAAAGTCTTTGTTGAGTGTTTTGCAGGGAGTGGTCAAATGGGCTTTGAAGCCTTGTCTCTTGGGGCTAGCTCGGCTGTATTTTTTGAGAAAAACATGGGGGCTTTTAAGAATCTATGTGAAAATATCAGTCTATTTTGGCAGAAACACAAGAACTATCATAGAGACACAAACGATTCTATAACCACGCCTTTTAGCATAAACGCACACTATAAAGATTGTCTGCAATCACAGGATTCTATAATGAATTTTGCAAAAAACACAGATTTTCAAGTAAAAAATGATATAATTCCAGCTTTAAATTCCACAATGCAAACAAATCAATTTGTATTATATATGGACCCACCATTTGCATGTCGAGAAGGTTTTAGCGATATTTATACAAAGATTTGGCATTTTATAGAATCTTTTGATGAAAATTTTACGCAAAAAGTCGATATGATAGTCATTGAAAGTATGAGTAATATCCAGCTTGATACGCAAATAGGGATATTTCAGCTTGTGAAAAAAAGTAAGTTTGGACAGACGACTTTGATGTATTTTACAAAATAA
- a CDS encoding MFS transporter yields MLYSRSELDISKTKTIRSVIAASSGNLVEWFDFYIYAFATPYFASNFSDAQSSVIQQISVFGVFAIGFLMLPIGSMVFGSIADKIGRKSSMIFSIVLMAIGSFLIAFLPGKNIIGDAAIIFLLLARLLQGFAVGGEYGIAAAYLSEVAPHGKRGFYSSFQYFTLIGGQLLAIASISCMFLFISHEEMSEWGWRVLFFIGGMFALFSLLIRSFMSDNSAEELKCHADRGSFKALLKSYKSVLLVFGITAGCSPAYYIITTYSKIYMINNGIDPQIASNIMLGAIFILFISVPFFGILSDKIGLKTCLLVFCIFAIFGIYPAFIAMKTFTDPLVLFAIIGLMCFMLGFYSAVAGIFKTTLFPQHIRALGTGFSYAVAAALFGGSANYVALQFKEYGVEQGFFIYLGMLMVIATVCVILIPKNRNLD; encoded by the coding sequence ATGTTATATAGTAGGTCTGAATTAGACATTTCAAAAACAAAGACAATCCGTTCTGTCATTGCAGCAAGTAGCGGCAATCTTGTGGAATGGTTTGATTTTTATATTTATGCATTTGCGACACCTTATTTTGCGAGTAACTTTTCTGATGCACAATCCTCAGTTATACAACAAATATCTGTTTTTGGTGTGTTTGCCATTGGTTTTTTAATGCTTCCCATTGGCAGTATGGTTTTTGGGTCTATCGCTGATAAAATAGGACGTAAAAGCTCGATGATTTTTTCTATTGTTTTAATGGCTATAGGTTCGTTTTTGATAGCATTTTTGCCTGGCAAAAATATCATAGGAGATGCTGCAATTATCTTTTTACTTTTGGCAAGACTCTTACAGGGCTTTGCTGTTGGTGGAGAATATGGTATTGCAGCGGCTTATTTAAGTGAGGTGGCACCACATGGTAAAAGAGGATTTTATTCAAGTTTTCAGTATTTTACTCTTATTGGTGGTCAATTACTTGCTATAGCAAGTATTAGTTGTATGTTTTTATTTATCTCACACGAAGAAATGTCTGAGTGGGGATGGAGGGTATTGTTTTTCATTGGTGGTATGTTTGCTTTATTTAGTTTACTTATACGTTCGTTTATGAGTGACAATTCTGCAGAGGAACTAAAATGTCATGCAGATAGAGGTAGTTTTAAAGCCTTATTAAAATCATATAAATCTGTATTGCTTGTTTTTGGTATTACCGCAGGATGCTCTCCAGCTTACTATATTATTACCACATATAGCAAGATATATATGATAAATAATGGAATTGATCCACAAATAGCCTCTAATATTATGCTTGGAGCAATTTTTATACTATTTATCTCTGTTCCATTTTTTGGAATATTGTCTGATAAAATAGGGTTAAAAACGTGTTTGCTTGTTTTTTGTATTTTTGCTATTTTTGGAATCTACCCCGCATTTATAGCAATGAAAACATTTACAGATCCTCTTGTATTATTTGCTATAATTGGCTTGATGTGCTTTATGTTAGGTTTTTATAGTGCAGTGGCAGGTATTTTTAAGACTACACTTTTTCCACAACATATTCGTGCTCTTGGAACTGGGTTTAGTTATGCAGTTGCGGCAGCACTTTTTGGAGGAAGTGCAAATTATGTAGCTTTACAATTTAAGGAATACGGAGTTGAACAAGGTTTTTTTATTTATCTTGGCATGTTAATGGTCATAGCAACCGTATGTGTTATTTTGATTCCAAAAAATAGAAATCTAGATTAA
- the murI gene encoding glutamate racemase codes for MQTINNIGIFDSGAGGLTVLKSLIEEVGFNHIVYYGDTARVPYGNKDTETIRRFSLEALEFFSNFGLDLLVVACNTASAHALHAMQECSKIPIIGVIESGIAALTQQHIAKDKHILVIATEATIKSDNYAKSLRNLGYTNITSLATNLFVSLVEEHVFSGEVVDSVLRHYFPPTLKPDVVILGCTHFPLLLLPMQRYFGSDVKFIHSGEAIACYVREHFKIEKNSKNLIDFFASDNVAKLKSTAKLWLKEGTYIMNER; via the coding sequence ATGCAAACAATTAATAATATCGGCATTTTTGATAGTGGTGCGGGGGGGCTAACCGTGCTAAAAAGTCTCATTGAAGAAGTTGGCTTTAATCACATTGTATATTATGGTGATACAGCACGAGTGCCTTATGGTAATAAGGATACAGAGACTATCCGCCGCTTTTCGCTGGAGGCTTTGGAGTTTTTTTCAAATTTTGGGCTTGATTTACTTGTGGTGGCGTGTAATACCGCTTCAGCCCATGCCCTGCATGCGATGCAGGAATGCTCTAAAATCCCCATTATAGGCGTTATAGAATCTGGCATTGCCGCACTCACGCAGCAACACATAGCAAAGGATAAGCACATACTTGTAATAGCCACAGAAGCCACGATAAAATCAGATAATTACGCGAAAAGTCTGCGGAATCTAGGCTACACAAATATCACAAGCCTTGCGACAAATCTTTTTGTAAGCTTAGTTGAAGAGCATGTATTTAGCGGTGAAGTTGTAGATTCTGTATTAAGACATTATTTTCCACCGACCTTAAAACCTGATGTCGTTATACTAGGTTGCACACATTTTCCACTTTTATTGCTGCCCATGCAAAGATATTTTGGCAGTGATGTGAAGTTTATCCACTCTGGTGAGGCGATCGCATGTTATGTAAGAGAGCATTTCAAAATAGAGAAAAACTCAAAAAATCTCATTGACTTTTTTGCAAGTGATAATGTAGCCAAGCTAAAAAGCACTGCAAAACTATGGCTTAAAGAAGGCACATATATAATGAATGAGAGATAG
- a CDS encoding flagellar basal body-associated FliL family protein — translation MAEEEKPAAEEKKGKGLIFIIIGVVVAVLILVGVVVFLFMGGDEEGDHGGGNAAPPPQIANLTPEQQALLQNEAYKNPVAIMPLEKDFIINLKSPDPENMRVAGFAKFRATLLLADKNAVKEVDAKLDIVRGVIADATSAYLATELQGSQGRQKLANAIVASLNSVLTDGKVAAVVFPDFIIQP, via the coding sequence ATGGCAGAAGAAGAAAAACCAGCCGCAGAAGAAAAAAAGGGCAAAGGACTTATTTTTATCATTATAGGCGTTGTTGTTGCGGTGCTTATACTCGTTGGTGTAGTTGTTTTTCTTTTTATGGGCGGAGATGAAGAGGGCGATCATGGTGGGGGCAATGCAGCACCACCACCACAAATCGCAAATCTAACGCCAGAGCAGCAAGCATTACTGCAAAATGAAGCATATAAAAATCCTGTTGCTATCATGCCTTTAGAGAAAGATTTTATCATCAATCTAAAGTCGCCAGATCCAGAAAATATGCGTGTTGCAGGCTTTGCTAAGTTTAGAGCTACGCTTTTACTTGCTGATAAAAATGCGGTAAAAGAGGTCGATGCAAAGCTTGATATTGTAAGAGGTGTTATCGCTGATGCTACGAGTGCCTATCTTGCTACTGAGTTACAAGGCTCGCAAGGCAGACAAAAACTTGCTAATGCGATTGTAGCAAGTCTTAATTCTGTGCTTACAGATGGCAAGGTAGCAGCAGTTGTATTCCCAGACTTTATTATACAGCCTTAA
- a CDS encoding ATP-grasp domain-containing protein, which produces MLYNTLQDGIYIIHENNEWIPPFKEAFDRAGVEFREIFLTQGGISLDSIPPNGVFWSRLSASSHTRDNAFSKEYGRALLAWLESYGRKVINGSSVLELEVSKVKQALLLESFFKSQGVDFKTPQTLAVFGKTDLINAARSFAKNLGNKPFITKHNQGGKGLGVRLFENIEEFRDYVESSEFELPIDGITLLQEYVESREAFITRCEFIGGKFHYAVRVDTSNGAFELCPADACQIDSLDSKVDSSGDSKAESTKRPALAGAACEVGAGDKFSLRKEIDSTSPIVRCLEQFLALHNIAVAGIEFIESVSGDIVVYDINTNTNYNSTLESKIRQSGGVAAADRLVSFLKEQFDKQ; this is translated from the coding sequence ATGTTATATAACACGCTACAGGATGGAATTTATATTATCCATGAAAATAATGAGTGGATACCACCTTTTAAAGAGGCGTTTGATAGAGCTGGGGTAGAATTTCGTGAGATTTTTTTGACTCAAGGAGGAATCAGTCTAGATTCTATCCCGCCAAACGGTGTGTTTTGGAGTAGGCTTAGTGCCTCAAGTCATACGCGTGATAATGCCTTTTCTAAGGAATATGGTCGTGCGTTGTTAGCGTGGCTAGAAAGCTATGGGCGAAAAGTGATAAATGGTAGCTCTGTGCTAGAGCTTGAAGTCAGCAAGGTTAAACAAGCCCTGCTTTTAGAATCCTTTTTTAAGTCTCAAGGCGTGGATTTTAAGACACCACAAACACTTGCGGTATTTGGGAAAACTGATTTAATCAATGCGGCAAGGAGCTTTGCTAAGAATCTAGGTAACAAGCCCTTTATCACAAAGCATAATCAAGGTGGCAAGGGCTTAGGTGTAAGGCTTTTTGAAAATATAGAAGAGTTTAGAGACTATGTAGAATCTAGCGAATTTGAGCTACCCATTGATGGCATTACGCTTTTGCAAGAGTATGTAGAATCTAGGGAAGCGTTTATCACGCGATGTGAGTTTATCGGCGGGAAGTTTCACTATGCGGTGCGAGTGGATACAAGCAATGGGGCGTTTGAGCTATGCCCTGCTGATGCGTGTCAAATAGATTCTTTAGATTCTAAAGTGGATTCTAGCGGAGATTCTAAAGCAGAATCTACAAAGCGACCTGCTCTTGCTGGGGCGGCGTGTGAAGTGGGAGCTGGGGATAAGTTTAGCTTGCGGAAAGAGATAGATTCTACAAGCCCTATTGTGCGATGTTTGGAGCAGTTTTTAGCACTGCATAATATCGCTGTGGCAGGGATTGAGTTTATTGAGAGTGTGAGTGGGGATATTGTGGTCTATGATATTAACACAAACACAAACTACAACTCCACACTAGAATCTAAGATTAGACAAAGTGGCGGCGTGGCAGCAGCTGATAGGCTTGTGAGTTTTTTAAAAGAGCAGTTTGACAAACAATAA
- a CDS encoding flagellar basal body-associated FliL family protein codes for MKHILLILLCIFGFSVVHADENAYYGVYRNAKDLYPIEKEFVMMLKPSNPDDLRTAGYAKFNATIIMSDKAAAKELDVKIDIVRSVVVDTVSGFMKTDLQGAQGKQKLAATLTASVNAVLTDSSIVGFVFPDFVIQP; via the coding sequence ATGAAACACATATTATTGATATTATTGTGTATATTTGGTTTTAGTGTTGTGCATGCTGATGAAAACGCCTATTATGGCGTATATCGCAATGCAAAGGATTTATATCCAATTGAAAAAGAGTTTGTCATGATGCTAAAACCATCAAATCCAGATGATTTACGCACTGCTGGCTATGCCAAGTTTAATGCGACAATTATTATGAGTGATAAGGCGGCAGCTAAAGAGCTTGATGTAAAGATTGATATTGTGCGTTCCGTTGTCGTTGATACTGTGAGTGGCTTTATGAAGACAGACTTGCAAGGCGCACAAGGCAAACAAAAACTTGCTGCAACACTTACTGCGAGTGTGAATGCAGTTTTGACAGATAGTAGCATAGTAGGCTTTGTCTTCCCAGACTTTGTAATCCAGCCTTAA